The Triticum urartu cultivar G1812 chromosome 5, Tu2.1, whole genome shotgun sequence genome contains the following window.
TGGAGAGGGATTGCATGATTGCTCATGGAGCTGCATTTTTCTTGAAGGAAAGGTTATTTGACCAGAGCGATGCTTACAGGGTGCATGTTTGTGAGAAGTGTGGACTCATTGCCATTGCCAATCTCAAGAAGAATTCCTTCGAATGCAGAGGCTGCAAGAACAAAACGGACATTGTCCAGGTAAGTAGGAACTTTATTTTGCTCTTATCCCCTCTTTAGTTCATAGTACTTGAATGCGAAAACCTTATCTAGAAATACTACCTCTAccaaaatataagatgtttttgtCGTCTAAACTAGTCTTAAAAAACgttttacggagggagtactatactTCCAAATAGCCAGCCCCTTGAGCCATCTTCCTTGGATAGCTTTGCCAGAGTTAGTAATCATACTGTCTATGTTCTCTTGCACAGGTCCATATACCGTACGCATGTAAGCTCCTCTTCCAGGAGCTCATGGCGATGGCGATTGCTCCCAGGATGCTCACCCATGAGGTCAAGGGTGCGAGGGATAAGCACCGTTGAATGAGGTCAAGGGTGCGAGGGATAAGCACCGTTGTGCTTCGAGTGTTGTATTCGGGTGCCTGACTGGAACTGTTTTCCGGGGTGCCTTGTTGCGGAACTTAAGAACTATCATCCTTCTGATTGTGTTCTGGATACGTCAGATACCAGGCCCAGACATAAAGTTACTTAGGTTCTTTATGAGTACATTAGTATTCATTTACTAACAGGACTAATAATGTGTGGTAACATCATCTTTTGACAGTCTTGGCTTTTAAGAGCTCAACTCGAACGATGCTTGTATGAAGACAGTTGCATGAATTTCTGGGTTGAGGCATGAGTAGCCTttggatttttttttttgaaactatgatgatttttatagCAAATTCAGAAACTATACACCCTAATAGAGAAAAATCAAAAGTATCACCCTGTCGGCCTCCTGTTGGCCGAAAAGGGACTTCTCGGCCTCCTGTTGGCCGAAGAGGGACTTTTCGGCCAACCGTCGGCCAAAAAGTACTTTTCGGCCAACAGTTGGCCAAAGAGTCCCTTTTCGGCCAACACCTGCTCTATTGTTTAAAAAAATTCATATCAAATAGGATTTTTAGTATTTTAATTTGATACTTTTTGCATTAGATTAgaaattttatgaagtttctgtagatattaagtttgaCTAGATTTGAAAGTTTAAATTTAATTTTTTCATGAATTTGCTCAAATAACTAGATTGCCTATAATTTGAGTTAGGagtattttttaagatgattctttttgctactggTTCTTTGTGAATTTGTTTATCAGTAGTAATTAATTAGCGAATTTTATAATTATTTAAAATTAGAGTTTTATGAAAACAGTTCTGTTTTAGTGTTTGTTAGGTTTTATGCTATTTCTTTTAATTTTAATTGCTTTAAAAATTTTTCTTTAGTTTTTTGACATAttctttttgtttctgtttagttatCAGTAGCTATTTTATTTGTAGTATTTtttgtattttatttcttttatccTACTAGAAAACTTGTTTTGAGCTTCACAGGAGTTTATATTTAAAAGTGCCTTGTAAATCCTGTACAACCATTGCCGTTTTATACATGAAAAAAATACTTTCCCGCAATCTTTTTCCCTCCATTTTCTTTGCTGCCATTTTATTTCTCACCATTCTCTCCCACCACACTAAGGAGTGCTGCATCGACGGAGGATGACGATGATGCTTTCATGTGGAGTGTGAAACACTGTGTGAGAGAAGTCATAAGTGCGAAACACtctccgatgatgatgacgaagcTGTAAACACTTATGACTTCTCTCATACAGTGTTTCACACTCCACCAGCAGCACCGACGCAGGAGACACAGACCATGTCAGACGATGTTATCTACGATCGTGTACACCATGAGGCTCGTTTTATAAGTTGAGAAGTGAAGATGGCGAGAAAGAAGATGGCGGGAAAGAAGATGGCGGGAGAGAATGGTGGGAAATAAAATGGCGGaagaaaatggagggagagaatGATGTAAAAACCTAATTTTAAATAATCCTAAAATTCACCAATTAATTATTACTGATAAACAAAGTCACAAAGAAccagtagcaaaaagaatcatcTAAAAAGAATACTCCTAGCTCAAATTATAGGCAATCTAGTGATTTGAGAAAATTTAtgaaaattcaaattcaaacttcTAAATCTAGTCAAATTTGATATCTACAAAAATTTCATAAAATTAATTGGTGAATTAATTGGTGAATTTGAGGCATGAGTAGACTTTTCGGCCAACAAGAGGCCGACGAGGTGATACTTTTGATTTTTCTTTATTAGGGTGTATAGCTTCTGAATTTGctataaaaatcatcatagtttAAAAAGATCGTAGCCTTTGGTGTTGGGTCATATTAGTAGAAACTGATGGCCGTATTGTCAACTTAATAGCCAATGTTAAGAGAGATCGAGTTTGAATCCACCGATCAGTTCGAACAATCTGCATTCTGTTGTTTGTAAGTCGTATAAAACGAGTTGACTAAATCCCCTAAAAAAACGAGTTAACTGAAGCTGAGCACTCGTCAATTTTGTGCTGCAAAGGACATTTTGTTGCGAGGGTGGATGGGTGCACCATATTTGAGAGCAAAATTGTTTGTAAGAGACTGTATGGAGAGTATGGCGTTTTGGATCTTGACCTCaatttttgaaaaaaatcaaaattAGAAAAATTTGTTTTATAAAAAACTGATTTTTTTTTACAAGTAAACAAGGATGTGAAGTACATATGTGTAAAATTTCAGGATGAAGTATGTCGAAATGCGACTTGTACAAAAAAGACATTTGACTTGTAAAAGAAGACAAATTCATGATCTATGAGGATGAATAGAATAATGTGTTAAAAAGTTCTGACATTTTTTTACACAGCACTCATTTCAACATATTTTGAAAATTTACCCATTTGTGCATTATACCTTCATCTATCTTTGTATTTTTAAAAATATGAAAATATGAACTTTCATGAATTTTGAATTTTACATTTGAAACCGCATAAATATGAGAAGATAGCTTGCACAGTGGAAAAGCAAATTGGCCGATTACTAACATAGACTCCACACCATTGTGAACAAAACATGGGCCGTGATTACGTGATTACGAGCAGACTCTACACTTTTGTGCACACCACCAACGCTAAAACGATCACCCCACATACACGTACTCCTGACAATGAAATAGGTACGACTCTACGCTTGCATAGAATGTATGCGAATTGATCGCTACAACAGTCTGGTATTTATGATGGGATAGATGTACGCTAGTTCATTAGGAAAAGTCTCAAGATTCATACCAAATTTTGATGGGGCCCGTGATATAACGGCGAATTATGTTAATGCTCGCTCCTCAAGGGCAACAAATAGAAgctatttttttttaaaaaaataatacACCTTTTTAAATAAATTTGAGAAATATTACaccattttgattttttttcaaatataaTACAGCTTCGGCATCGATGAAGCCGATTCGCTTCTGTCGGCCACGACAAAGACGATACAGCCCAGTCAGCATGGGCGAAGCCAAGTAGGGCCCAAACGGCCATAGCTAAGCCGATTAGTGGCTGGGCCACCCGATGCACGGCCAGTCGGCCTGGCCCGCATGCAGTCTACCAGAGCGACGCTGACAGGCCAACCTATCGACTTCGGCGAAGCCGATAAGTGGCTAATTGGCTTCGCCGATGCCAATTAGTGCTAAATAGTCACACTAAATCCCACTGGAGCTGCTACCCGTGGCCGACTGGCAGTCGGCTTGGCCGAAGTTGACTGGGTTCTAATCAGCTTCACCGAAGCCGATAGGATTCCAATTGGCCACAGCAAAACCGACTCAACCCAATCGGCTTCGTCGACGCCGGAGctgtattatttttgaaaaaaatatcaAAACGGTGTAATATTCCTCAAATTTATTAAAAAAGCTTATTGTGTTCAACACTCTATTTATAAAAATATTTAGAATTGACTCTCTACACTTGTGAGTTATCACCATCCTCCTCTAACCACTGGATCCGGACCATGTGATGCTGCCAGATGGAGCAATGACAGCAGCCAGGGGTGGCCAAGATCCCTCACCTCCTCCTCgcgtggcagcgcctctgcctcAGCACCACAGGTGCGTCGTTGATGACCACTAGAGTTGCAATGGTGGTTGTGCTCTTCCACGGTGACGGCTATGGGCTGCACCCAGCGCACGTTGTGCTCTAGATTCAGGTTGATTGTGGTCTCCGAAGGAGCGCGTCGTGCTCCCAACAGTTATGTGCCCCCCTCCGCCCCTCTCTTCCTAAAGATAACTTGTGGTGCAAATCTTGTGTTGCTTTCCTTGATGAAACTTGAACAGATTTTATTCAGAACTTTCCATACATATATGGACATGCAAGAACTTTTACGGGAAAGCAAAAGTGCACACCATGATAAGTAGAATTTCTCTCTTTTCTCATTCAAATTAATTTTTTGAGACATTCATTCGAATTAAATggatatgattttttagggaaaattaaaaaaaatagcAAAAGGGAAAAAATTGAGGCAAGAAAAGGGAAAATTAATGTTTTTTGAGACAAAGGGAATTTTTTTTTGAGTTGCCAAAGGGAAAATTAAATGGATATGATGACACAGATCAATTTGTTGAAGAGCCCATGGGCCTCTTTTGACGAGATTCACAAATCGGGCGTTCAATGAAACATAGATGGGCTTGTCTAAAAAAAACTGAAACATACTACATGGGCCTGAGCTCGGTAGGCTCCTCGCACCCTGGGTTCACCACCACCGTTGCTTAGCCCGGAAGATTCCTCCTACCCTCCCTCGTCTCGTGCGTCGTGTCCAAACCCCAAACCCTCACGCGAAGTCACCCACCCCGGCGACGGCGATGGatctccgccgcccgccgcgctCGACGTCTGGCGGCGTCGAGCCCAAGATCCGCCAGGTCGGCTTCGTCACCCCTGGCGTTTCGGCCCCGTCCGAgccgcccgccgtcgccgccgcggCGGTATCGCTGCCTGGCGCGGCTGCCGGGTCGCCTCCGGCGTCGGACCTCTCCCCGGGCTCGCTCTCCCCCGTCATGATCCCTCCTCCGCGGCACGTGGACCACCTCTCCCCCGACTCCCCCTCCCCCCCGGCGTCCGACGTCCTCCTCCTCGCGTCCTCGGCGCCTCAGCCTTCCTCCATCCGCTTCGCCGCTGCATCCGAGTTCGGAGAGGAGGATTCGAGGTCCCTGGCCCCGTCCGCGGGGGAGCTAGGTACGCGGCCCCTGTCCGATTGGAGTAATATCACCTCACATCCTCATCAGTTAGCTAATTCGGTTGCCATCGCTATGAAGCAGGGGAATGGTTCTGACTTATAGCCTTTTGGGGGATTGTGGCCTTGTGAGTGAGAAATTCTCTGGACGATAATTTCATTTGGCTAAGCGTATATAAGGGGCCCTAGGTGGGCAAACTACCTCATTTCAGCTAAGCTGCACTTGCCCCAGCCCCGTACTTGGTTTCGTTACAAGACTTTGCTGTCACCTGTTGACAGAACCAAACACTAGTTAAGTTGGCAGTTGTCATGTGCATCACGAGTAGGGATGCATGCGGGCATGTCCACAGAGCTCTCATCCGTCCGTGTTGATTGTTTCTGTATTGGCACGGTTATTATAGCAGCAGCGATTAGTGTATTTCCATCCACTTAGACACACGTGGACTTGGCGGACACATCACGAGAGTCCCGCTGATTAGAGCGGGCCAAATTGGCTCTCCTTGGCTCCATGCAGTATTTTCTAGCCCTGCCTTGCCATGAAATGCTACGATTTTTTAGCACTTCTAAATGTATAGCCTGGAAAAAGGAGGCTAGAAGAATTCTAGCCTGTGATCCAAACGTCCCATGGTTTTAAAACCTTAACACTTTGATTTTAAAATAAACAAAGATGACTTAGAATAAAAGTACCGAACTCAATTCACGCTTCATCACTAAGACATTGAAATTAGATGATTTCATGGAGAAAAGAGGCCCACGTGAGCCCGCTTAGTAAGGTATTATCATCCCATCCCCAAATCCTAGAAACGACAGAAACACTTTACAGCAGCTGTGAGTTTATGCTTGTGCTTGAGCTGTAAAGTTCATGCCGTTGAGGTCGATGGTGAATTACGTTTGATGATTATGGGACACTTCATAGCCGCAACCACAAGCAGTGAAGCTGTGAAGCCTTTCTTTTGGTGTAGACTAATAAGGTTGGGTATTAGCTTGTTGTGATCCTGCCTGGTGGGGTTAAGATGTCATGTTGCAGGTGTAAGTAAATTGTGTCCAGTTGTGAGCTGCTTGTAGAAGTAGCAAAGTTGAGTTTACTTCATTCCTGAGTCATGGCATCAGGTTGTCACTTCTTAATGGTGCACTAAGTGGTCAAAATCTTTGTCGTTTCTCAATCTTGTTTTTAGCATTTTGCGTGGCCTCTAGTGTCATTGAGTAATTTTAATAAATTGCATTTTTTCTTCATCTTCCTAGTTTTACTGAGCTTTTAGTCTGGAAGAATTAAGGCCACTTTGTTTACCTTGCACTTGCTAAAAGAAGATCGGGTGGATATAGTATGTACATACTGTGTCTTTTTTTATACACCTGTTTTGCCTTAACATTTGTGGAAGTTCTTGAAAAAAACATTTTGATTTTCTTTAATTTCCACATGATTTGTTGTTTATTTCTTTCAGAAACAAACAAGGGAGATTTGGCTGAAATAAGGAATGAAGATGCTCCAGTGTCCATTCCGCAAAAGCAGAAACCTTCTAAAGCAGAGAGGCGTGCTATTCAGGAGGCTCAGCGTGCTGCGAAAGCTGCTGCGAAGGAGGCAGGTAATACCTTATTTTCAGCCTTATATATAGTATTGTCATAATAAAACCTTCTCATCCACCCCGACTGTTTTTGGGCGTATTTTGGCTCGGGGACAGATGTGCTGCTTTGCAAAATGGAAATTTTAACTTCCAAATAGGTTTAGGCAATTAATTGTAAATAGAGCTCACTTTCTTATGGATTCACATTTATTTACAATGATCTGAAACATCTATATTGTAGCCACAACTTCCTTGCATGACGGTCACATTAATTTGGACTGTAGGTTTATCAGGAAAGTCTACAGGCGCTGCTTCTGGGGCTAATCCTGCAACATCCAAGCAAGCTAAGCCAGCTAAAATTTCTCAGAAGAAAGATGTGCCCCATGCTCCAAGTACAGTCGCTTCTGAGAAGAAGGTTACTGAACGCCAACCAGAGAGAGATAGAAAAAAAGATGTTCCTCATCCGAGAATGCAGTTTGATGACGTGCATCGGGTGGAGAAAGCAAAGAAACGTGCAATTGTCAACCAATCAGAGGCTCGAAACAGAGTTGAATTGTTTAGGCATCTGCCACAGTACGTCCATGGCACTCAACTTCCTGACCTCGAGTCAAAATTCTTTCAACTGGAACCAATTCATCCTTCTGTATACAAGGTAATTGCTATTCATCTACTCTACCCAAAATGTTATCTATGTGCGACATAAATACTTTTGTTATTCAGTCTCAAGTATGGTCATGTGACAATGATTTCTTGTTCATCACACATTAACTCTTCATGCATTTAGGCGGATTGCGGTATAGGAAACTAAGTATGCAACATTCCATTTATCAAGAATTAATAAATACTAGTGACAGTTTCGTGACATAGATAAAAACAATAAGCTGCAGCTATCTTTGATTCCTCTGTCTCCATCGTGGTCTGAAACTACATGCTTCTGTCCTTGTGTTACCCTTAGTTTAATTTCAAGCACATAATGTTTTATGTATGGGAGAATGTGTGATGCTAGAGCGTTTATGAAACAATCATTTTCCTTTTCTGCCCCTTTTATTACAAATGTCAAGTATCATGCTCCTCTAGGAACAACTTGAGGGCTTTGGAGATATTTTTTGTAAACAACCATTTTGGCCAAGAACAAAACAACTCATGTTTACCTTTTGTGTATAATGCCTAATTATTATAAATTTGTTTGTGAGTTCACTGAAGCACTTTACAGTCACCAACTACAACATCAAATGGATAATATGATGTGAATGGTGTTATCTTAGAAGTGTCACATAGGCTATATATGCTGTGGTGGAGAAGAGAGAAATCAGAAGAAGAAAAAACTTGCCTTCTTTTAATTAAAAGATGATGTCCCATCAACAATATCTCTCACCACATGTGTTGTTAATAGGTTTGCTGATTTGGTAATCACTTACTGACTCAACAATATCTGCCTGGGCCAGTTCTTTTGCTGGCTTCTAGAATAAGCTGCCCCCTACCCAGCTTATTCTAGAAGCCCAATCAAATCTAGTTTATTAGAAGCCTACTAATTAAGACTTGACCAGTAGGCTTCTAAAAATATATTTTTGGTTGGGTTCTAGAATAAGCTGGTTAGGGGGCAGCTTATTCTTCTAGCTCAAAAAAGCCAGCAAAAGAACTGGTAAGGTATGGGTTTGCTCGACTGAATGTTAATTTCAGCTAAGTTAAATGATCCGTCTCTTCTTCGCTATCTTTCAGGTCGGGCTCCAATATTTGTCTGGTGAGGTATCTGGTGGCAATGGTCGTTGCATAGCAATGCTTCTTGCGTTCAGGGAGGCAATAAAAGATTACTCCACACCGCCAAATAAAACTCTCAGCAGAGACCTTACTGCAAAAGTTGGTAGCTATGTGTCATTTTTTATCGAGTGCCGTCCACTCTCAATTAGCATGGGCAATGCTATCAGGTTCCTGAAAAACAGGATTGCCAAGCTACCAATTACATTGTCAGAGTCAGAAGCCAAGGCCAGTCTTCAGTCTGATATTGATCGTTTTATTAATGAGAAGATAGTTGTTGCAGATCAGGTTATTGTCAGTCATGCTATCACAAAAGTCAGAGACGATGATGTCTTGCTAACATATGGGTCATCATCAGTTGTTGAAATGATTTTGGAGCATGCTCATGAACTTGGTAGGAAGTTCCGTGTTATAGTGGTGGATTCTCGTCCCAAGCTTGAGGGGCAAGGATTACTGCGTAGATTAGTGGCAAAGGGCATTAACTGCACATATACTCATATAAATGCAGTTTCATACATCATGCATGAAGTTACAAGAGTCTTCTTGGGTGCATCCTCAATATTATCAAATGGAACAGTTTATTCCCGAGTTGGCACAGCATCCGTGGCTATGGTGGCACATGCATTTGGAATTCCTGTTTTGGTTTGCTGCGAGGCATACAAATTTCATGAGAGGGTGCAACTTGATTCTATATGCGCTAATGAGCTTGGTACGCATATGTTCTTGTATGCATTGTAAGTATACATCCGGGTCATGCATAACAAGTTTCTTACACAATTTTTTGCTCAGGTGATCCAGATGTGATTTCGAAAATTCCTGGGAGGGCAGATTTGGGCGATCTTAAGAACTGGGCTGACAACGAGAATCTCCAACTGTTAAATCTCACGTATGTACCTGAATACCATCTATGGATAGTTTCTTAGATCCATTAATTTACTTTGCATGAAAATAATTTTGCACATCTGATAGGTATGATGCAACCCCTTCTGATTATGTGTCGATGATCATAACGGATTATGGAATGGTAAGATACTCTTAAGCTTCTGGTCGTAGTCCATGCCGTTGTATATCTACAAAAACTATTCATATATGGTATCTTTTCAATTTGTTGTCCTCACACAAACACAGTTATTGAATTTGGCTATTAGCAGAATGGCAAATGTTCATTCTATTACCAAATTTTACTAGCTCTAGGATACAGTTTATTTCGTTTTGATGCTTTTACTATGGATGCACTCCATTGTGCTGTTAAGTGATCATTATTATAAGCTGTCTAACAGCTGTCTGCTTAGGAttctgttaagaaacagaaacAGTATCAGTGTTGTAAACTCGATGTACTTGTGTTACAGATTTAATAGAACCAACTGGAACCTTTGCAGTTAACATTTGAGCTTTGACCCAAGTCAACTGAATTCCTTTTTATAACATCCAATTAATCTTACGAAAAGTTATTTAGGCATGCCACGGTTCAGCTCTGAACATCCACACCTGTTGTTTCATTTTATGGTTGGATTAAAAAATATACATTATTGGCATCTGTTTTTGGTAGTTTTTACTAGCAAACAagcccatgcgttgcaacgggagaaaaaaaatcacaCACTTCTAGTGTGGTAAGCATGGCTTAAGACTTGCCTCCGTCCACTGTTTCAATACGGCGTCCCACCAGTTTATGTTTATCCTCTTTCCTGTCCTCGTCGGTGGTGTCCGCTTATCCTCCTTCCTGCGCTTGCCTATGGTGGCCATGATTGTTCACCTAATCACAACGCCCCGGACATGCTCAATCCCAAGGCGATGAGCTCGATCACCGCACGACACCTGTCATTGTGCTTCACTACTGAGTAAATGCCAGACTCTGAGATACTTTCACCGTGTTATTTCATAAACAAATTCAACGGTGTTTCTTGATTCTTTTATATAAAAAAAGTAGGACAAGGGTCCTTTTCCCCTGATCTCATTTTTCCTAGGGAACTTCCGAAATTTGGATCCTCCGTCTCAGTTGCACCACAGAACTACAAGGTTTGAGAAGAGTAATGTCCAAATCTCTCTCATCCTCCCATGTAATCGCGAAGCATTCTCAGCGTACAATGCCTTGCCACATCCTAATACGCTAGTGGGGGTCACACATGCACATGCATTCTCTTTCAGGGGGCTACAGATACCATCACCAGCCATACTCCAGGAGTCAACCAACCAGCAGTGATGCATCACAATATCCCACGAGCCAACAAGCCAGGCAGAGTCAACCTGCGTGCAGTGCATGTCTTTCATTTATTATTGGGCCTCAGTCTTTCCTATTGGCAGGTGCAGTAATCGGGCACAATTCACGGCGTTAAATTCCTTCCTTCCCATAGGAGCATGGTCTGCACCTCGCCCTTGTGTGTTAATTCTTGAGGCGGTTCATTGATTCTCCAGACAACTCATGGCGTATATAAACTGATGAAATTTGTTATaaaggagcgaggtgggactatttAATTGTTAAACGAAACGTTTATAATAGCACAAGCATAAGCTAGGTCAGTTGGTTGTAGTTTTATTGAGGGGAGGGGAGGACATGAGTTCGATCTCCAACCAAAGCAATTATTTTTCTTTGATCCTTGGAAGCCCACGAGTAGGCCCAGTGACGTACCTAGCTAAAGGAGGCAACGGCCCAAAGTCATGCTTGCTAAACCATACAAACCGAAACCATACAAACTGTTTTTTGGCTTTTATTAGGACTATTGATTGACTGTCAATTGCTAAGACTGCGGGTTGATTTGTAGATTTTGTGGTGCTTGCTAAACCATACAAACTGTTTTTGGCGTTTATTAGGACTATGGATTGACTCTCAATTGCTAAGACTGCGTGTTGATTTGTAGATTTTTGTGGGGCTAAAACACAAAACAGCACACCGTACCAAGAATATCAATTCAATTCTCTTTATTAGTAGTAGTAGGTATAGATACTAATACTGTACTTACGTGAAACCAATTCTTGCAAATCACATTGATTTAGTTGCAGGTCTTTAATATGCTTCCAATATCTTGAACTAACTATTTTCTCTGCAGACAGACATATGCATGCCTTATGCTTGTGTTTGTTTAGGTCTCCATGATATGTGTTAATGTGGTAACTATTGTCCATTTAATTGATGTGGTTGTCTCGTTGTTGCAGCTTCCACCTACAAGTGTGCCAGTCATCGTGAGAGAGTACCGCAAGGAGCAGCTGTGGGTATAGATCTACTTGCAGTATGATCGCAGTTTTGGCAACTGTTGCTGCCTAGGTGCAGCATGAGTGGACATATACAACTTGTATGTTTTTGAGATGTGGGCTGTTAAACCTGTTTTCCGACTTACCGTTTTGTCTACTCAAAATGGTCGTCTAGTTTTGTCACCTGTGATTTCATTGAAATGCATTTGACTTGAAGTTTCTTTTGAGCCCTGTGTTTACACAGAGCAGTTGCTTTACCCAACAAGGGGATGCCAACTTTCATGGTAGGAATACTTTGCCAACTCCATTCCCAGTGTTGTCGGGAGGCTGACCTTTGCAAAGCCAAATATGTTTCCTGTGAAGGGAAATCCAAGCAAAGAGCTTGTGGTTTGGCTCTGCTGTAGCCTTCCAAATCTTTGTTTGCCTTGTTACCAAAGTAAAGAGCTCTCATTTTGTCTCAGCTAGAACCCATGATTTGGTTCAGCCTTGGCCTTCCAAAATATTTGTGATTTCAGTCTCATGTGTTCCTCGTCGGGAAGGAATCACCTAGCAAAGATATGTTGTCTCAACTAATGCCTTCCAAATCTGTTAAGGTTGAACCCAAGAAATCAACCTGTAGATATCAGATCAGCTGGAAAAATTTCTTCTTGCAAAAAGAGTAGATACAACTTGTGACCAACTACCGAGTGTTTGAGTTTTTTTTTTTTGGACAGCAAGAGGGTCTGAGACTCGTTCACGATGGGAAGTGCTTGTTTACTCTCGTGAGTAATAAAATTCTCATCCccttcccccctttatatagctAATTTTAATACTTTCAAGCTTTTTACCTAATTGGAGTTACCCACACAAAATTGCATCAAGAATTGTCCACCTTCCCAACACTAATCTAATGTGTACTCTCTTTTTGTTTGCAAATAAATCTAATGTGTACTCTACATTTATCTTCTTTCATAAGAATTGAAAACAAATGTAATACACGAGTTGTCCATTAGGAGTCTCTAATTCGCAGGTAAAATCCATGATTCTTACACGAACTGAACTATTTGTGTGTGAACATTTATAAATTTATGTGAATCATAGCAGGTTCAGATCCAAAGCGAAAGTGAGCATCGATAGGCCCGTGATCTAGTAGAccctcccaaagaaggaaagagGTCCAAAATATCACTTGTTTTTGTTCTCCACACCTCCTCCCGGCGATCATGGGTTCCATTCCCCTCCTCCGGCAGTGCTAGGGTGGGAAAAACCCGGATCTCTGTTTTGACGTGGGTATAGTTAGGTTTCTGGTCGGTGGCAATGTGGAGGCGGAGATGATGTCGGGGAAAATAAGTGTG
Protein-coding sequences here:
- the LOC125510513 gene encoding translation initiation factor eIF-2B subunit delta-like, producing the protein MDLRRPPRSTSGGVEPKIRQVGFVTPGVSAPSEPPAVAAAAVSLPGAAAGSPPASDLSPGSLSPVMIPPPRHVDHLSPDSPSPPASDVLLLASSAPQPSSIRFAAASEFGEEDSRSLAPSAGELETNKGDLAEIRNEDAPVSIPQKQKPSKAERRAIQEAQRAAKAAAKEAGLSGKSTGAASGANPATSKQAKPAKISQKKDVPHAPSTVASEKKVTERQPERDRKKDVPHPRMQFDDVHRVEKAKKRAIVNQSEARNRVELFRHLPQYVHGTQLPDLESKFFQLEPIHPSVYKVGLQYLSGEVSGGNGRCIAMLLAFREAIKDYSTPPNKTLSRDLTAKVGSYVSFFIECRPLSISMGNAIRFLKNRIAKLPITLSESEAKASLQSDIDRFINEKIVVADQVIVSHAITKVRDDDVLLTYGSSSVVEMILEHAHELGRKFRVIVVDSRPKLEGQGLLRRLVAKGINCTYTHINAVSYIMHEVTRVFLGASSILSNGTVYSRVGTASVAMVAHAFGIPVLVCCEAYKFHERVQLDSICANELGDPDVISKIPGRADLGDLKNWADNENLQLLNLTYDATPSDYVSMIITDYGMLPPTSVPVIVREYRKEQLWV